The proteins below come from a single Blastocatellia bacterium genomic window:
- a CDS encoding PhoH family protein: MGDQADELKKLTLPEDAIRALYGPYDENIKHLESLIPVRLTLRGNELIIEGEAEDIAVVERILEDYAALFEEGRRMSNDDLKSAFKQIAEDRTSSLRDYFVKARLNPSGKKQVVARSAMQRRYLEAIDKYDAVFGIGPAGTGKTFLAVAKAVEALFQKRVNRIILARPAVEAGEKLGFLPGDLQDKVDPYLRPLYDALFDLVDYERVTKLLEKRVIEIAPLAFMRGRAESLDSLLMTPTGWRRMGDIQVGDLVIGSDGKPTEVLGVYPQGKKPVYRLTMTDGASVVACAEHLWQVKTMEDKRRDRPPRILQTQEMLGNLRRHHQYRYELPLLSAPVEWEPQPVPLDPYALGLMLGDGCMSGKTSPAFATADDELVSSLSSSFAGMSLQVRRKSAIDYVLVNPLAGKGGNKFAPVRNPLTQALREMNLEGTYSSTKFIPEVYLYNSADVRIALLQGLLDTDGGPVTQEGRTCRIQYTTTSERLKDDVVFLVRSLGGVAYWRRREAEGRKPGFAHGREVLYRNDAYVLDIRLPEQIKPFRLQRKADIYERGGGRPMRFIKNIEPVGEVETQCIRVAAADSLYVTDDFILTHNTLGDAFIILDEAQNTTSEQMKMFLTRIGFGSKAVITGDITQIDLPAGRRSGLVEVQRVLKDVAGIEFIHFTDRDVVRHHLVQMIVQAYDRHTKTKFEDKL; this comes from the coding sequence ATGGGGGATCAAGCAGACGAATTGAAGAAACTGACCTTACCAGAAGATGCCATCAGGGCGCTGTATGGCCCTTATGACGAAAACATCAAGCACCTCGAAAGCCTCATCCCGGTGCGCCTCACCTTGCGTGGCAACGAGCTGATTATCGAAGGCGAAGCCGAAGACATTGCGGTCGTCGAGCGCATTCTCGAAGACTACGCCGCATTGTTTGAAGAAGGCCGGCGCATGTCGAACGACGATCTGAAGTCGGCCTTCAAGCAGATCGCCGAAGACCGCACTTCGAGCTTGCGCGATTACTTCGTCAAAGCGCGCTTGAATCCTTCGGGCAAGAAGCAGGTGGTGGCGCGCTCGGCCATGCAGCGCCGTTATCTGGAAGCGATTGACAAGTACGACGCCGTCTTCGGAATAGGGCCAGCGGGCACCGGCAAGACGTTTCTCGCCGTCGCCAAGGCGGTCGAGGCGTTGTTCCAGAAGCGCGTCAACCGCATTATCCTGGCGCGGCCCGCGGTCGAGGCGGGCGAAAAGCTCGGCTTTCTGCCGGGCGATTTGCAGGACAAAGTTGATCCCTACCTGCGCCCGCTCTACGACGCGCTCTTCGACCTGGTGGATTACGAGCGCGTCACCAAGCTGCTCGAAAAGCGCGTTATCGAAATCGCGCCGCTGGCTTTCATGAGGGGGCGCGCGGAATCCCTGGATAGTTTGTTGATGACCCCGACCGGTTGGCGCAGGATGGGCGACATTCAAGTCGGCGATCTGGTCATCGGCTCGGACGGCAAGCCGACAGAAGTCCTCGGTGTTTATCCGCAGGGCAAGAAGCCTGTCTATCGTTTAACCATGACCGATGGCGCCAGCGTGGTCGCCTGCGCCGAGCACCTCTGGCAAGTCAAAACGATGGAAGACAAGCGGCGAGATAGGCCGCCGCGCATTCTTCAGACGCAAGAGATGCTTGGCAATCTTCGGCGCCATCATCAATACCGTTACGAGTTGCCTTTGCTCTCCGCGCCGGTTGAATGGGAACCTCAGCCGGTTCCGCTCGATCCGTATGCGCTCGGACTGATGTTGGGCGATGGTTGTATGTCGGGAAAGACTTCGCCGGCGTTTGCGACAGCCGATGACGAATTAGTCTCGTCCTTGAGTTCTTCGTTTGCGGGCATGAGCTTGCAGGTTCGACGCAAGTCCGCGATTGACTATGTGCTGGTCAACCCGCTGGCGGGCAAAGGTGGCAACAAGTTCGCGCCGGTTCGCAATCCGCTCACACAGGCATTGCGCGAGATGAACCTGGAAGGGACCTATTCGTCCACGAAGTTCATCCCCGAAGTGTACCTTTACAACAGCGCCGACGTGCGGATCGCGCTCTTGCAAGGTCTGCTCGACACCGATGGCGGCCCGGTGACGCAAGAAGGCCGAACTTGCCGGATTCAATACACCACCACCTCCGAGCGGCTGAAAGATGACGTGGTCTTCCTGGTGCGCTCGCTCGGCGGCGTCGCTTACTGGCGAAGACGCGAAGCCGAAGGCCGCAAGCCGGGCTTTGCCCACGGTAGAGAAGTTCTCTATCGCAATGACGCCTACGTATTGGACATTCGCCTGCCTGAGCAGATCAAGCCGTTCCGCTTGCAGCGCAAGGCTGATATTTACGAGCGCGGCGGCGGGCGCCCAATGCGCTTCATCAAAAACATCGAGCCCGTCGGCGAAGTCGAAACCCAATGCATCCGCGTCGCCGCTGCTGATTCGCTCTATGTCACAGACGATTTCATTCTGACGCATAACACGCTTGGGGATGCGTTCATCATTCTCGACGAGGCGCAGAACACCACCTCCGAGCAGATGAAGATGTTTTTGACGCGCATCGGCTTCGGCTCGAAGGCGGTGATTACCGGCGACATCACGCAGATCGATCTGCCCGCCGGGCGGCGGTCGGGACTGGTCGAAGTGCAGCGCGTGCTCAAAGACGTTGCCGGCATCGAGTTCATTCACTTCACCGACAGAGACGTGGTGCGCCATCACCTCGTGCAGATGATCGTGCAGGCTTACGACCGCCACACTAAAACGAAGTTCGAGGACAAACTCTAA
- a CDS encoding HDIG domain-containing protein, which translates to MAKASSRSKPREVVNGVKRFSAGLSDQAVIDASVGLFIIVALSMLLLRDYQRPLIQQLPVGSVAAADIIAPEDVKIEDTAETRRLRDQAAASVLLVFDFNPKGTRDAVASLQELFAAGREAGAGVSIDDLHGQIEERSGIALEPEQIAVLARHRFSPELEQLMIEHLESVAMSPIISSRSQFRRLGAVAIMRRDVRSDQETVVSDLGSINDKLTASASLRSEKLVWPADYEPRERKLMGEILGSLIVPNIEYNESETQHRRDAAREQIKPVVAAAKKGEPIVARGETVSPAKALLLAEAARTRPIGQRALEFGGTVIIVMMLTLVLWQYLVRYQRQHLRVRRHFLLQIACFVITLGLGRMYFAFSAAMSSWATSAPFNSPIAYKFLAPMAVGAVLVTILTDAHAAFVFSALLTVFVGMFSGNVYLAAFTLMSSAGAIYYLKDCRDRTALVWAGLWIGGVNATTALALDLLGANEARFWLVLFDVVCGFMGGVLATMVASLLLPLFEWLFEITTSIKLLELSNLNLPLLKQLAERAPGTYHHSIMVGLLAEAGAEAIGADALFARVACYYHDIGKSVRPTYFVENQTYMENRHDQLAPKMSSIVLVNHVKQGVELARKHKLPPRIIAIIPQHHGTGLMKYFYYKARKQIGDMDNAALEREFRYPGPKPQTREAAIIMIADSVEAAARTVQEPNPAKLRNMIEMIIGRIRDDGQFDECDITQRELKIVADSFVKVLMGIHHHRIAYPGYDFNRAGAPAVLSQVTPADVAAATHSDALPVAPLKEASGD; encoded by the coding sequence ATGGCGAAGGCATCTTCCAGATCGAAGCCGCGCGAGGTCGTCAATGGCGTCAAACGCTTTTCGGCGGGCCTGTCGGATCAGGCGGTCATTGATGCCAGCGTCGGGCTGTTTATCATCGTCGCGCTGTCGATGCTGCTGCTCAGAGATTATCAGCGGCCACTCATCCAACAGCTTCCCGTCGGCAGCGTCGCCGCCGCCGACATCATCGCGCCCGAAGACGTTAAGATCGAAGACACCGCCGAGACCCGGCGGCTGCGCGATCAGGCTGCCGCCTCCGTGCTGCTGGTCTTTGACTTCAATCCCAAGGGCACCCGCGACGCCGTCGCCAGCCTGCAAGAGCTATTTGCCGCCGGGCGCGAAGCCGGGGCCGGCGTTTCGATAGACGACCTGCACGGCCAGATCGAAGAGCGCAGCGGCATCGCGCTTGAGCCCGAGCAGATCGCCGTGCTCGCCCGCCACCGCTTCAGCCCAGAGCTCGAACAACTGATGATCGAGCATCTGGAATCCGTGGCCATGTCGCCGATCATCAGCAGCCGCAGCCAGTTCCGCCGCCTCGGCGCCGTCGCCATTATGCGCCGCGACGTGCGCAGCGATCAGGAGACGGTCGTTAGCGACCTCGGCAGCATTAACGACAAGCTCACGGCGAGCGCCTCGCTGCGCTCGGAGAAGCTCGTCTGGCCCGCCGATTACGAGCCGCGCGAGCGCAAGCTGATGGGCGAAATCCTCGGCTCGCTCATCGTCCCGAACATCGAGTACAACGAAAGCGAAACGCAACATCGCCGCGATGCCGCGCGCGAGCAGATCAAGCCGGTCGTCGCCGCCGCCAAGAAGGGTGAGCCGATTGTGGCGCGCGGCGAGACCGTCAGCCCGGCAAAAGCCTTGCTGCTCGCGGAAGCGGCGCGCACGCGGCCCATCGGTCAGCGCGCCCTGGAATTCGGCGGCACCGTGATCATCGTCATGATGCTGACGCTGGTGCTGTGGCAGTACCTGGTTCGTTATCAGCGCCAACATCTGCGCGTCCGCCGCCACTTCCTGTTGCAAATCGCCTGCTTCGTCATCACGCTGGGCCTCGGGCGGATGTACTTCGCGTTCTCGGCGGCGATGAGCAGTTGGGCGACGAGCGCGCCGTTCAATTCGCCGATTGCTTACAAGTTCCTCGCGCCGATGGCGGTCGGCGCGGTGCTGGTGACGATTCTTACGGACGCCCACGCGGCCTTCGTCTTCTCTGCGCTGCTGACCGTCTTCGTCGGCATGTTTTCGGGCAACGTCTACCTGGCGGCGTTCACGCTGATGTCGAGCGCCGGGGCGATCTATTACCTGAAAGATTGCCGTGACCGCACGGCGCTGGTCTGGGCGGGCTTATGGATCGGCGGCGTCAACGCGACGACGGCGCTGGCGCTCGACCTGCTGGGCGCTAACGAAGCGCGCTTCTGGCTGGTGCTTTTCGACGTGGTCTGCGGCTTTATGGGCGGCGTGCTGGCGACGATGGTGGCGTCGCTGTTGCTGCCGCTGTTCGAGTGGTTGTTCGAGATTACCACGAGCATCAAGCTGCTGGAGCTATCAAACCTCAACCTGCCGTTGTTGAAGCAACTGGCCGAGCGCGCGCCGGGAACCTACCACCACTCGATTATGGTCGGACTGCTGGCCGAAGCCGGGGCCGAAGCCATCGGCGCAGACGCGCTGTTTGCGCGCGTCGCCTGCTACTATCACGACATCGGCAAGAGCGTGCGCCCCACCTACTTCGTCGAAAACCAGACCTACATGGAGAACCGCCACGACCAGTTAGCGCCCAAGATGTCATCGATTGTGCTGGTCAACCATGTTAAGCAAGGTGTCGAGCTGGCCCGCAAGCACAAGCTGCCGCCGCGCATCATCGCCATCATTCCGCAGCACCACGGCACCGGGCTGATGAAATATTTTTACTACAAGGCGCGCAAGCAGATCGGCGATATGGACAATGCGGCGCTTGAGCGCGAGTTCCGCTATCCCGGCCCGAAGCCGCAGACCAGGGAAGCCGCCATCATCATGATCGCCGACTCGGTCGAGGCCGCCGCGCGTACGGTGCAGGAGCCGAACCCCGCGAAGCTGCGCAACATGATCGAGATGATCATCGGCCGCATCCGCGACGACGGCCAGTTCGATGAATGCGACATCACGCAGCGCGAGCTGAAGATAGTCGCCGACAGCTTCGTCAAAGTCTTGATGGGCATTCATCACCACCGCATCGCCTATCCGGGCTATGATTTCAACCGCGCCGGCGCGCCCGCCGTGCTGTCGCAGGTGACGCCCGCCGACGTCGCGGCAGCGACACACAGCGATGCCTTGCCCGTCGCGCCGTTGAAGGAAGCCAGTGGCGATTGA
- the ybeY gene encoding rRNA maturation RNase YbeY, which yields MAIEVVNRQRLCAIDAELIARVAAAALEAAGRRAASLTVAFVRDPAIRKMNRQFRGKDYATDVLSFPVANAQDEAGFGLSEGADFLGDLVIATDTAQRQAREAGHALARELSELVIHGTLHLCGYDHETDNGEMNRLELRLRRKLLRT from the coding sequence GTGGCGATTGAAGTCGTCAACCGACAACGCCTCTGCGCCATTGACGCAGAGCTGATCGCGCGGGTCGCCGCCGCCGCGCTCGAAGCGGCGGGCAGGCGCGCGGCATCGCTCACCGTCGCCTTTGTGCGCGATCCCGCCATTCGCAAAATGAATCGGCAATTCCGAGGCAAAGATTACGCGACCGATGTGTTGTCGTTCCCGGTCGCAAACGCGCAGGACGAAGCGGGCTTCGGCTTATCTGAAGGCGCCGACTTTCTCGGCGACCTGGTGATCGCCACCGATACGGCGCAGCGTCAGGCCAGGGAGGCCGGCCACGCGCTCGCCCGCGAGCTGAGCGAGCTGGTCATCCACGGCACGCTGCACCTTTGCGGGTACGACCACGAAACCGACAACGGCGAGATGAATCGGCTGGAGCTGCGACTGCGGCGCAAACTGCTGAGGACGTGA
- a CDS encoding hemolysin family protein — MLTELIVTGTALVVLVFLSTIESAYESLSEVARRVMAAEREAQRRGRFFNELLEHRQRFELMLILGTQLSIAAVAIMVADMLATVVAHGVVPLTLGAVFLVIVLFRQFVPRLLALNHPEGVLWALLPPFKLFYRLFSIFVGPVAALLERMRKPEPEEEPNAETDEEESFDEIQAFLDVGEEEGIIEESEGELIQSIIEFRDTLVSEIMRPRLQMVAIEATATVAEARHLIIESKHSRIPVYGAQIDNIEGVVYVRDLLAFCEDDKFNRPVTECMRPAYCVPESKTIQDLLEDMQKANVQIAIVIDEYGGVAGLVTVEDIIEEIVGEIEDEDRAAADTQIIRNEDGSYLIDGSAEIKKVEELFHKEIAADDFTTVAGLLIRKLGRVPAAGEKIDFAGIQFEVVEADAHRVNRVGLREVDATTPAGETEIQGREPVEG, encoded by the coding sequence ATGTTGACTGAGTTAATTGTGACCGGCACGGCGCTCGTGGTGCTGGTCTTTCTTTCGACCATCGAGAGCGCCTATGAATCGCTCAGCGAAGTGGCGCGACGGGTGATGGCCGCCGAGCGTGAAGCGCAGCGGCGCGGACGCTTCTTCAACGAGTTGCTTGAACATCGGCAGCGCTTCGAGCTGATGCTGATTCTCGGCACGCAGCTTTCCATCGCCGCCGTCGCTATCATGGTCGCCGATATGTTGGCGACTGTCGTGGCGCACGGCGTTGTGCCGCTAACGCTCGGCGCGGTCTTTCTGGTCATCGTGCTGTTCCGCCAGTTCGTGCCCCGCTTGCTTGCGCTCAACCACCCCGAAGGCGTGCTGTGGGCGCTGTTGCCGCCCTTCAAACTCTTTTATCGCCTCTTCTCGATCTTTGTCGGCCCGGTCGCCGCGCTGCTTGAGCGCATGCGCAAGCCCGAGCCCGAAGAAGAGCCGAACGCCGAAACGGACGAGGAAGAGAGCTTCGACGAGATTCAGGCTTTCCTTGATGTCGGCGAAGAGGAAGGCATCATCGAAGAGTCGGAGGGCGAGCTGATTCAGTCGATCATCGAATTCCGCGACACCCTGGTTTCTGAGATCATGCGCCCGCGCTTGCAGATGGTGGCCATCGAGGCCACCGCCACCGTCGCCGAAGCCCGCCACCTCATCATCGAATCGAAGCATTCGCGCATTCCCGTCTACGGCGCGCAGATCGATAACATCGAAGGCGTCGTCTACGTTCGCGACCTGCTCGCCTTTTGCGAAGACGACAAGTTCAATCGCCCGGTCACCGAATGCATGCGCCCGGCCTATTGCGTGCCGGAGAGCAAGACGATTCAAGACCTGCTCGAAGACATGCAGAAGGCCAACGTGCAGATCGCCATCGTCATTGACGAGTACGGCGGCGTCGCCGGCCTGGTGACGGTCGAAGACATCATCGAAGAGATCGTCGGCGAAATCGAAGACGAAGACCGCGCCGCCGCCGACACCCAGATCATCCGCAACGAAGACGGCTCGTACCTGATCGATGGCAGCGCCGAGATCAAGAAGGTCGAAGAGTTGTTTCACAAAGAGATCGCGGCGGACGATTTCACGACCGTCGCCGGGCTGCTGATCCGTAAGCTCGGGCGCGTGCCGGCAGCCGGCGAAAAGATCGACTTCGCCGGCATCCAGTTCGAAGTCGTCGAGGCCGACGCGCACCGCGTCAATCGCGTCGGCCTGCGCGAGGTTGACGCCACGACGCCAGCCGGTGAAACTGAAATCCAGGGGCGCGAGCCGGTCGAGGGATAG
- the era gene encoding GTPase Era: protein MSNQESSDHQPSESKPGYKSGVVALIGRPNAGKSTLLNHLVGEKIAIVSSKPQTTRTRISGVLTRPAGQIVFLDTPGIHKPGYRLNRRMMSIVSDALATVDLILLMVDASVPMGAGDRFVLNMLKSVATPAFLILNKVDAIADKSRLLPRIAAYTSEREFAEVIPLSALTGDGVELLIEQALRYLPEGPPLYPEDELTDQPERAIVAELVREKILEATGDELPYVTAVVTERWDESEEVTRIHCLIYVERPSHRAIIIGRGGALLKEIGTRARHDIEHLLGRHVFLGLFVKVREHWRDDERTLDELGIQS, encoded by the coding sequence ATGTCGAATCAGGAAAGCAGCGACCACCAACCTTCCGAAAGTAAGCCGGGCTACAAATCGGGCGTCGTGGCGCTGATCGGTCGCCCGAACGCCGGCAAATCCACTTTGCTCAATCACCTGGTCGGCGAGAAGATCGCTATCGTCAGCTCGAAGCCGCAGACGACGCGGACGCGCATCAGCGGCGTCCTGACGCGCCCCGCGGGGCAGATCGTCTTTTTAGACACGCCCGGCATTCACAAGCCCGGCTATCGGCTCAACCGCCGCATGATGAGCATCGTCAGTGACGCGCTCGCCACGGTTGATTTGATCCTGCTGATGGTGGACGCTTCGGTGCCGATGGGTGCCGGCGACCGCTTCGTCCTGAACATGCTGAAGTCGGTCGCGACACCGGCCTTTTTGATCCTCAACAAAGTGGACGCGATTGCCGACAAGTCGCGCCTGCTGCCGCGCATCGCCGCTTACACGAGCGAGCGCGAGTTCGCCGAAGTCATCCCGCTCTCGGCGCTCACCGGCGACGGCGTCGAGCTGTTGATCGAGCAGGCGCTCCGCTACCTGCCCGAAGGGCCGCCGCTCTATCCCGAAGACGAGCTGACCGACCAGCCCGAGCGCGCTATCGTCGCCGAGCTGGTGCGCGAAAAGATTCTCGAAGCGACCGGCGACGAGCTCCCTTACGTCACGGCGGTGGTGACCGAAAGGTGGGACGAGAGCGAAGAGGTGACGCGCATCCATTGCCTGATTTATGTCGAGCGGCCTTCGCACCGCGCCATCATTATCGGCAGAGGCGGCGCGCTCTTGAAAGAGATCGGCACCCGCGCCCGTCACGACATCGAGCATCTGCTCGGTCGCCATGTCTTTCTCGGCCTGTTCGTCAAAGTGCGCGAGCACTGGCGCGACGACGAGCGTACGCTCGACGAGCTTGGCATTCAAAGCTAG
- the prmA gene encoding 50S ribosomal protein L11 methyltransferase — MANDDSAETTWQLVALTIARDAEEMASALLFEAGTNGVITLEESDDTVKLGAYFDAAADAEAIARDIEAAFARAGIRSALASVAISTIADQDWMQKWKEGFAAINIGERLMIAPSWKLPESSERLVIQIDPGMAFGTGTHETTRMCLELLEVYWRGGRLLDVGTGTGILAIAASKLAHGSAIVAIDIDPLAVEVARENIEINQAADAITIREGEPANYRHSAFDVVVANLTAEVIIALMADLADCMATPGRMILSGILTTLAADVERALEGVGLRLVERRRAGEWTAIAAARGEA, encoded by the coding sequence ATGGCAAACGACGACTCGGCTGAAACAACCTGGCAACTGGTGGCGCTGACTATCGCGCGCGACGCCGAAGAGATGGCCAGCGCCTTGCTCTTCGAGGCCGGCACCAACGGCGTCATCACGCTCGAAGAGAGCGACGACACGGTGAAGCTCGGCGCCTACTTTGACGCCGCCGCCGACGCCGAAGCGATTGCCCGCGACATCGAAGCGGCGTTTGCGCGGGCCGGCATTCGGTCGGCGCTTGCGAGCGTTGCCATCTCGACTATCGCCGATCAGGACTGGATGCAGAAGTGGAAAGAGGGCTTCGCGGCTATCAATATCGGCGAGCGGCTGATGATCGCGCCGTCGTGGAAATTGCCCGAATCGAGCGAGCGCCTCGTCATTCAGATCGATCCGGGTATGGCATTCGGCACCGGCACCCATGAAACGACGCGAATGTGCCTTGAGCTGCTGGAAGTCTACTGGCGCGGCGGGCGCTTGCTCGACGTCGGCACAGGCACAGGCATTCTGGCGATTGCCGCAAGCAAGCTCGCGCACGGCTCCGCCATCGTCGCCATTGACATTGACCCGCTCGCCGTCGAAGTGGCGCGCGAAAATATCGAGATCAATCAAGCGGCTGACGCGATTACCATCCGCGAAGGCGAGCCCGCCAACTACAGGCACAGCGCCTTCGATGTGGTCGTCGCCAACCTCACCGCCGAAGTGATTATCGCGTTGATGGCTGACCTTGCCGATTGTATGGCGACGCCGGGCAGAATGATTCTGTCGGGAATCCTGACGACGCTCGCCGCAGATGTCGAGCGCGCTCTGGAAGGCGTGGGGCTGCGACTCGTTGAGCGGCGCAGAGCCGGCGAATGGACGGCGATTGCCGCCGCGCGAGGGGAAGCCTGA
- a CDS encoding 16S rRNA (uracil(1498)-N(3))-methyltransferase, whose protein sequence is MQRRRFYAASAAIGESVIHLSSEESHHLARVLRLRAGDEAYVFDGCGREYRCRVAVVHARQAQLEIIERLTNEVESALDLTLGQGLAKGEKFDLIVQKATELGVRAIAPLVTANADIKLSDERAEKRAERWRRISLEALKQSGGRRLLDIRQPASLADFIAAIAPNERAATLLVFSERGGAALGDALSELEHPQRVIALVGPEGGWADSELDLLAARGARMVTLGPRILRTETAAIAAVTLIQHRLGDLSNG, encoded by the coding sequence ATGCAGCGCCGCCGCTTCTATGCCGCGTCCGCGGCTATCGGCGAATCGGTCATTCATCTCTCAAGCGAAGAGAGCCATCACCTGGCGCGTGTGCTGCGGCTGCGCGCCGGTGACGAGGCATATGTGTTTGATGGCTGCGGGCGCGAGTACCGCTGCCGCGTTGCCGTCGTTCACGCGCGGCAGGCGCAGCTTGAAATCATCGAAAGGCTTACAAACGAGGTCGAATCCGCGCTCGACCTGACGCTCGGACAGGGGCTCGCGAAAGGCGAAAAATTCGACCTGATTGTGCAGAAAGCCACAGAGCTTGGCGTGCGCGCCATTGCGCCGCTGGTCACGGCAAACGCCGACATCAAGTTGAGCGACGAGCGCGCCGAGAAACGCGCCGAACGCTGGCGGCGCATTTCGCTTGAAGCCTTGAAACAATCCGGGGGCCGCCGCCTGCTTGACATACGGCAGCCGGCGTCGCTGGCTGACTTCATCGCCGCCATTGCGCCAAACGAACGCGCCGCCACGCTGCTGGTCTTCAGCGAGCGCGGCGGCGCGGCGCTCGGCGATGCTCTCAGTGAACTGGAACACCCGCAGCGGGTGATTGCCCTGGTCGGCCCCGAAGGCGGCTGGGCCGACAGCGAGCTTGATCTGCTTGCGGCGCGCGGCGCGCGAATGGTCACGCTTGGTCCGCGCATCCTGAGAACCGAGACCGCCGCCATTGCCGCCGTCACCTTGATCCAACATCGGCTCGGCGATCTTTCAAACGGATAA